The following are from one region of the Elusimicrobiota bacterium genome:
- a CDS encoding manganese efflux pump MntP family protein encodes MGLLTVLSIAVGLSMDAFAVSITRGLSIKTLRPVHALKIAAFFGGFQVLMPVLGWLAGTRMRDLVSGIDHWVAFALLAFVGGKMMWEALPGHREEDESEGDPTATGVLFLLAVATSIDAFAVGLTFSFLRTSILLPVTVIGLVTFAFSYAGTYIGRRTGHLLEKKAEFLGGIILIGIGVKVLLEHLGA; translated from the coding sequence ATGGGCCTCCTGACCGTGCTCTCGATCGCCGTGGGGCTCTCCATGGACGCCTTCGCCGTCTCCATCACCCGCGGCCTCTCCATCAAGACGCTCCGGCCCGTCCACGCGCTGAAGATCGCGGCGTTCTTCGGAGGTTTCCAGGTCCTCATGCCGGTCCTCGGCTGGCTCGCGGGGACCAGGATGCGGGACCTCGTCTCCGGCATCGACCACTGGGTGGCCTTCGCGCTCCTCGCCTTCGTCGGAGGCAAGATGATGTGGGAGGCCCTTCCCGGTCACCGGGAAGAGGACGAGTCGGAGGGAGACCCCACCGCCACGGGCGTCCTCTTCCTGCTCGCCGTCGCCACGAGCATCGACGCCTTCGCGGTGGGCCTCACCTTCTCCTTCCTGAGGACCTCGATCCTGCTGCCCGTGACCGTCATCGGCCTCGTCACCTTCGCCTTCTCGTACGCGGGGACCTACATCGGGCGCAGGACGGGACACCTCCTCGAGAAGAAAGCCGAGTTCCTCGGCGGCATCATCCTCATCGGCATCGGAGTGAAGGTCCTCCTCGAGCACCTGGGCGCCTGA
- a CDS encoding TerC family protein, whose protein sequence is MDSRPVLWIAFNLVVAALLWVDLRIFNRRAHVVSFKEAALWSVVWIMTALLFDVGIYYTLGSQKAVEFLTGYIIEKSLSVDNLFVFIMIFAYFGLPERIQPKILHWGILGALAMRFVMIFAGVALLEAFHWVIYVFGALLVYTGAKMMFETEHKVEPGKNIVLRALKKVLPFAEHYDGESFFVKNGARWCATPLFATLVVIEVSDLVFAVDSIPAVLAITTDPFIVYTSNVFAILGLRALYFLLAGTMNLFRYLKTGVAVVLCYVGVKMLAVDFFKIPVSVSLAVIIGILAVSVLASLAVRPARPSAS, encoded by the coding sequence ATGGATAGCCGTCCCGTGCTCTGGATCGCCTTCAACCTCGTCGTCGCGGCCCTGCTCTGGGTGGACCTGCGGATCTTCAACCGACGGGCGCACGTCGTCTCCTTCAAGGAAGCCGCCCTCTGGAGCGTCGTCTGGATCATGACCGCCCTGCTCTTCGACGTCGGCATCTACTACACGCTCGGCAGTCAGAAGGCCGTGGAGTTCCTCACGGGCTACATCATCGAGAAGAGCCTCTCCGTCGACAACCTTTTCGTCTTCATCATGATCTTCGCCTACTTCGGCCTGCCCGAGCGCATCCAGCCGAAGATCCTCCACTGGGGCATCCTCGGCGCGCTGGCGATGCGCTTCGTCATGATCTTCGCGGGAGTCGCCCTCCTCGAGGCCTTCCACTGGGTCATCTACGTGTTCGGGGCGCTCCTCGTCTACACCGGAGCCAAGATGATGTTCGAGACGGAGCACAAGGTCGAGCCCGGGAAGAACATCGTCCTGCGCGCGCTCAAGAAGGTCCTACCTTTCGCGGAGCACTACGACGGGGAGTCCTTCTTCGTCAAGAACGGAGCCCGCTGGTGCGCCACCCCGCTCTTCGCGACCCTCGTCGTCATCGAGGTCTCGGACCTCGTCTTCGCGGTGGACTCCATCCCCGCCGTGCTCGCGATCACGACCGACCCCTTCATCGTCTACACCTCCAACGTCTTCGCCATCCTGGGGCTGCGGGCGTTGTACTTCCTCCTGGCCGGGACCATGAACCTCTTCCGCTACCTCAAGACCGGCGTCGCCGTCGTCCTCTGCTATGTCGGCGTGAAGATGCTGGCGGTGGACTTCTTCAAGATCCCCGTTTCCGTCTCGCTCGCCGTCATCATCGGCATCCTGGCCGTCTCCGTCCTGGCCTCTCTGGCGGTCCGGCCCGCGCGCCCCTCCGCCTCCTGA
- a CDS encoding TlpA disulfide reductase family protein — protein sequence MNPKLARWTLAAVAAAGLAWLLYCAPRGGGLAPGAQAPDFRLSDLAGRPISLSDLRGRVVLVDFWATWCGTCAEEIPALKDLYGRYRGAEFELLAAAVDQGDSSEVALFARSNGLPYPVLLADYATARAYGVSGIPTKYLIDRAGVVRRRYYGETDPSTLAADIDALLGRKP from the coding sequence ATGAACCCGAAGTTGGCGCGCTGGACGCTCGCCGCCGTCGCCGCCGCCGGCCTGGCCTGGCTGCTCTACTGCGCCCCGCGCGGAGGAGGCCTCGCCCCCGGCGCACAGGCCCCGGACTTCCGGCTCAGCGACCTCGCCGGGCGCCCGATCTCGCTCAGCGACCTGCGCGGCCGCGTCGTGCTCGTGGATTTCTGGGCGACCTGGTGCGGGACCTGCGCCGAGGAGATCCCCGCCCTCAAGGACCTCTACGGCCGCTACCGCGGCGCGGAGTTCGAGCTGCTCGCGGCGGCGGTGGACCAGGGGGACTCCTCGGAGGTCGCGCTCTTCGCCCGCTCGAACGGCCTTCCCTATCCCGTCCTGCTCGCCGACTACGCCACCGCGCGCGCCTACGGGGTCTCGGGGATCCCGACGAAGTACCTCATCGACCGCGCAGGGGTCGTCCGCCGCCGCTACTACGGCGAGACCGACCCCTCGACGCTCGCCGCCGACATCGACGCCCTTCTGGGGAGGAAGCCATGA
- a CDS encoding Fur family transcriptional regulator yields the protein MTGTPGAAERIRALFRAHLAARGLRMTRPRERILEHLLRSRRHQSLDEIHRALKAHGVGRATVFRTLRMLEECRLLGRLTGTGKAARFEMGAERPHHDHLLCVDCGRIVEVSWPGLEELQARGCRRLGFEPLWHRHEVFGRCASCSKGRSRHG from the coding sequence ATGACGGGGACTCCCGGAGCGGCCGAGCGCATCCGCGCCCTCTTCCGCGCGCACCTCGCCGCGCGGGGCCTGCGCATGACGCGCCCGCGCGAGCGCATCCTCGAGCATCTGCTGCGCAGCCGCCGCCACCAGAGCCTCGACGAGATCCATCGCGCGCTCAAGGCGCACGGCGTCGGCCGGGCCACGGTCTTCCGGACCCTGCGCATGCTCGAGGAATGCCGCCTGCTCGGCCGCCTCACCGGGACCGGCAAGGCGGCGCGCTTCGAGATGGGCGCCGAGCGGCCGCACCACGACCACCTGCTCTGCGTCGACTGCGGCCGCATCGTCGAGGTCTCGTGGCCGGGCCTCGAGGAGCTCCAGGCCCGCGGCTGCCGACGGCTCGGCTTCGAGCCCCTCTGGCACCGCCACGAGGTCTTCGGCCGCTGCGCGTCGTGTTCGAAGGGGAGGAGTCGTCATGGATAG
- a CDS encoding GNA1162 family protein yields the protein MKAASLCVLLLLASSAPGIAALDDDPYAQLGGDAFKAEDVEGAIKSYEKAFEKAETDEDRAEAAKSLGIIYLRVGDRPQARSHFQTAVELAPRNADYQYLAALLRDDPAEQIQAFEKILKIAPDHLPTLVELGATYQTPSQRRWDLSIDLLGRALKLAGDPQTKAMIALGLAGAHRQAGRLPETIQWLRFIVRELPDSDLAPRAAFEAGMELRQDAASRVEAARLVRRACEGFSKRPVFTGFGPDIQRTVASECAGRGFYGLADLILDGLMKTGSSDSWLLLDRAFVDSSRGRLERAQGHLQTLLATVESSEAPETFLAYQMLMDILKEKDDRDAMDALVARVRTNGAKIVRRHPESGLAYASLAVILATRGSDLDSAGEALRRSLALRPGTDGQFARGRVLLAQGRGEEAVDAFKRSISTVGFTSAGTYWYLGKAFRAAGKQREAQRAWRKGLQINPRSRRILAELGRSPPPDEETLSLPAEGAVREPTPSRRGSGGIPRIAVLPLDNRSNDLDAAGTARYWLHERLARRGFEVLPLELTDRLLREKLGITDGGQLKAVSARQLGAALEVGGIVYVVLEENTRANVGFARKEKTALSLRLVDAKSGREHWSGSGAASEGEIALSARKAAGVLQDGLLEALEQKTGDPLHDRKLMEAVRKVLVGFPRGPY from the coding sequence ATGAAAGCGGCGTCCCTCTGCGTCCTCCTGCTCCTCGCATCCTCCGCCCCCGGCATCGCCGCCCTGGACGACGATCCCTATGCGCAGTTGGGCGGGGACGCTTTCAAGGCCGAGGATGTCGAGGGGGCGATCAAGAGCTACGAGAAGGCCTTCGAGAAGGCCGAGACCGACGAGGATAGAGCCGAGGCGGCGAAGAGTCTCGGGATCATCTATCTGCGCGTAGGCGACCGCCCGCAGGCGCGCTCGCATTTTCAGACCGCCGTCGAGCTGGCTCCGCGGAACGCCGATTATCAGTACCTCGCCGCCTTGCTCCGCGACGATCCCGCGGAGCAGATCCAAGCCTTCGAGAAAATCTTGAAGATCGCCCCCGATCATCTGCCGACGCTGGTGGAGCTGGGGGCGACCTATCAAACTCCTTCTCAGCGGCGATGGGACCTGTCCATCGACCTCCTTGGCAGAGCGCTTAAGCTCGCCGGCGACCCCCAGACGAAGGCGATGATCGCTCTCGGCTTGGCCGGCGCGCATCGCCAGGCCGGCCGGCTGCCGGAGACCATCCAATGGCTTCGATTCATCGTCCGTGAGCTTCCGGACAGCGACTTAGCTCCCAGGGCCGCTTTCGAAGCCGGGATGGAACTCCGCCAGGATGCGGCGAGCCGGGTGGAGGCAGCGCGTCTGGTCCGCCGGGCATGCGAGGGGTTCAGCAAGAGACCGGTCTTCACCGGGTTCGGTCCGGACATCCAACGGACCGTCGCGTCCGAATGCGCGGGACGGGGCTTCTATGGGCTTGCGGACCTCATCCTGGACGGGCTCATGAAGACGGGCTCTTCCGATTCGTGGCTGCTGCTCGATCGGGCGTTCGTCGATTCCTCTCGGGGCCGCCTGGAGCGCGCGCAGGGGCATCTTCAGACGCTCCTCGCGACCGTTGAATCTTCCGAGGCACCCGAGACGTTCCTCGCTTACCAGATGCTCATGGATATCCTCAAGGAGAAGGACGACCGCGACGCGATGGATGCGCTCGTGGCGAGGGTGCGGACGAATGGCGCGAAGATCGTCCGGCGGCATCCGGAGAGCGGTCTGGCCTATGCCTCCCTCGCCGTCATCCTGGCGACGCGGGGGTCGGATCTCGACAGCGCAGGGGAAGCCCTCCGTAGATCCCTTGCGCTGCGGCCCGGCACAGACGGCCAGTTCGCGCGCGGCCGAGTCCTGCTTGCCCAGGGCCGCGGCGAGGAGGCGGTCGACGCTTTCAAGAGGTCCATCTCGACGGTCGGCTTCACCAGCGCCGGGACCTATTGGTATCTGGGGAAGGCCTTCCGCGCCGCGGGCAAACAGCGGGAGGCGCAACGCGCTTGGCGGAAGGGACTCCAGATCAACCCGCGCAGTCGCCGGATCCTCGCCGAGCTCGGCCGGTCCCCGCCTCCCGATGAGGAGACGCTGTCCCTTCCGGCCGAGGGAGCGGTTCGCGAGCCCACGCCGTCCCGGCGCGGCTCCGGAGGGATCCCGCGGATCGCCGTGCTGCCTCTGGACAACCGATCGAACGACCTTGACGCGGCGGGGACCGCCCGCTATTGGCTGCATGAGCGCCTCGCTCGCCGCGGGTTCGAGGTCCTGCCTCTGGAGCTCACAGACCGACTGCTCCGGGAGAAGCTGGGAATCACGGACGGAGGCCAGCTCAAGGCGGTTTCCGCGAGGCAGCTGGGAGCGGCGCTGGAGGTCGGCGGGATCGTCTACGTCGTGCTGGAGGAGAACACGAGGGCCAACGTCGGCTTCGCCCGCAAGGAGAAGACCGCGCTGAGCCTGCGGCTGGTGGACGCGAAGTCCGGCCGGGAGCATTGGTCGGGGAGCGGCGCGGCGTCGGAAGGGGAGATCGCCCTGTCCGCGCGCAAGGCCGCGGGAGTCCTTCAGGACGGGCTTCTGGAGGCCTTGGAGCAGAAGACGGGGGATCCGCTCCACGACCGCAAGCTCATGGAGGCCGTCCGCAAGGTCCTGGTCGGCTTCCCTCGAGGTCCCTACTGA
- a CDS encoding DsbA family protein: MKTLALLFLLAPYAFAADPAGFDRDAFYRHVRKAFSAPATLKLELKDLKPSPLQGWLTGKLVIGEDGRQTQPVTLSEDGRFYVMSPAFRLGPSKLPGMRAPVADPEGPEPPALQVMGDGSFFLVGQPQDLRVDPDAANRAKMRYEGAGWGPADAPVTIVEYSDFQCPHCKRAFESLEKDVLPKYAGKVRVFFKHYPLTNIHPWAFEAAVAASCASRLSPAKTQDFYAALFSQQETIQKENFRAKVLELAKKNGLAESKFARCLDKQETKAALAADEAEATALGVSATPAIYVNGRRAPHYAPEVLGPLLDEMLAAPK, translated from the coding sequence ATGAAGACGCTCGCCCTGCTGTTCCTGCTCGCGCCGTACGCGTTCGCCGCGGACCCCGCCGGCTTCGACCGGGACGCCTTCTACCGGCACGTGCGCAAGGCCTTCAGCGCTCCGGCGACCCTGAAGCTCGAGCTCAAGGACCTCAAGCCCTCCCCCCTCCAGGGCTGGCTCACCGGCAAGCTCGTCATCGGCGAGGACGGCCGGCAGACACAGCCCGTGACACTCAGCGAGGACGGCCGCTTCTACGTCATGAGCCCGGCCTTCCGCCTGGGCCCCTCGAAGCTCCCGGGCATGCGCGCCCCCGTCGCCGACCCCGAAGGGCCCGAGCCGCCCGCGCTGCAGGTGATGGGCGACGGGAGCTTCTTCCTCGTCGGCCAGCCGCAGGACCTGCGCGTGGACCCCGACGCCGCCAACCGCGCGAAGATGCGCTACGAGGGCGCCGGCTGGGGGCCCGCGGACGCTCCCGTGACGATCGTCGAGTACTCCGACTTCCAGTGTCCGCACTGCAAGCGCGCCTTCGAGTCCCTGGAGAAGGACGTCCTGCCGAAGTACGCAGGCAAGGTCCGCGTGTTCTTCAAGCACTACCCCCTGACGAACATCCATCCCTGGGCCTTCGAGGCGGCGGTGGCCGCTTCCTGCGCCTCGCGCCTCTCGCCGGCCAAGACCCAGGACTTCTACGCCGCCCTCTTCTCGCAGCAGGAGACGATCCAGAAGGAGAACTTCCGCGCCAAGGTCCTCGAACTGGCGAAGAAGAACGGCCTCGCGGAGTCGAAGTTCGCGCGCTGCCTCGACAAGCAGGAGACCAAGGCGGCGCTCGCGGCCGACGAGGCGGAGGCGACGGCGCTCGGCGTCAGCGCCACGCCGGCCATCTACGTCAACGGCCGGCGCGCCCCGCACTACGCGCCGGAAGTCCTCGGGCCTCTCCTCGACGAGATGCTCGCCGCCCCGAAATGA
- a CDS encoding STAS domain-containing protein: MQKVLLTTVCRPLGPKHGDAPSVGYELLYGQVTRAQGIFSPRATHVAFGLDYIAHNLETPATVLHYPSERQLLRELKRGYDYIGISFILGTYHKMKKVSALVRKHSPATKIILGGYGTVLSDSELKPWGDHFCRGEGVAYMRELLGEPPRPMPFDHPTIVSKLRFFSLPASQTGMIFGGLGCPNGCDFCSTSHFFSRKHIPLLPTGADLYRVVRQYLEKDPSMQFTVLDEDFLLNKQRAMEFRERVIAGGVPLSIFAFASVKALSQYTTDELLEMGVDGVWVGYEGTRSNYEKQKGRPVEELIPELTRKGFTVLSSMIVGFDYQDRETVARELRGLMRLRPAYSQFLIYGPTPGTPFYKRIVEEKRLRPEMAADPEEYYRRCTGFTSMVTHPKLSAREIEDLQQWCYEQDFERLGPSVFRSVRTWLNGYLSQRVSASALLRAKAERNRAAVRFVYPIFLAGKLLGPNRRMRRWVAALERRCYEECGAPTLADRVRSVGALAMACWTALTLRIDWFQHPHLAPKRFRWTSRLEELMRFYGELRKDGAAAELRVRFERRTAELRVRLEGALDGKNAEAFGRRFDEALSRGREALVVNMEGLKFIDRKGAAAFTRAFRRYRRRVRVIPPAQLLQEHPDLRALFARFRPATESA, from the coding sequence ATGCAGAAAGTCCTTCTCACCACCGTTTGCCGCCCCCTCGGCCCCAAGCACGGGGATGCCCCGAGCGTCGGCTATGAACTGCTTTACGGCCAGGTCACCCGCGCCCAGGGCATCTTCAGCCCCCGCGCGACCCATGTGGCCTTCGGCCTCGACTATATCGCCCACAACCTGGAGACCCCGGCGACCGTGCTTCACTATCCCTCCGAGCGCCAGCTCCTGAGGGAGCTCAAGCGGGGCTACGACTATATCGGGATCTCCTTCATCCTGGGGACCTACCACAAGATGAAGAAGGTGTCGGCCCTGGTGCGCAAGCACTCCCCGGCCACGAAGATCATCCTGGGCGGCTACGGCACCGTGCTCTCGGATTCGGAGCTCAAGCCCTGGGGCGACCATTTCTGCCGCGGCGAGGGCGTGGCCTACATGCGCGAGCTGCTCGGCGAGCCGCCTCGGCCGATGCCCTTCGACCATCCGACCATCGTCAGCAAGCTGCGCTTCTTCTCCCTGCCGGCCTCGCAGACGGGGATGATCTTCGGGGGTCTGGGGTGTCCCAACGGCTGCGACTTCTGCTCGACCTCGCACTTCTTCAGCCGCAAGCACATCCCGCTGCTGCCCACCGGGGCGGACCTCTACCGGGTCGTCCGGCAGTACCTCGAGAAGGACCCCTCGATGCAGTTCACGGTCCTCGATGAGGACTTCCTCCTCAACAAGCAGCGCGCCATGGAGTTCCGCGAGCGCGTCATCGCGGGCGGGGTGCCCCTCTCCATCTTCGCCTTCGCGAGCGTGAAGGCCCTCAGCCAGTACACCACCGACGAGCTGCTCGAGATGGGCGTCGACGGGGTCTGGGTCGGCTACGAGGGGACCCGCTCGAACTACGAGAAGCAGAAGGGCCGGCCGGTGGAAGAGCTCATCCCCGAACTCACCCGCAAGGGCTTCACCGTGCTCTCCTCGATGATCGTCGGCTTCGACTATCAGGACCGGGAGACCGTGGCCCGCGAGCTGCGCGGCCTCATGCGCCTGCGTCCCGCGTACTCGCAGTTCCTCATCTACGGGCCGACCCCCGGCACTCCGTTCTACAAGCGCATCGTCGAGGAGAAGCGCCTGCGTCCCGAGATGGCCGCGGACCCCGAGGAGTACTACCGCCGCTGCACGGGCTTCACCTCCATGGTGACCCATCCCAAGCTCTCCGCGCGGGAGATCGAGGACCTCCAGCAGTGGTGCTACGAGCAGGACTTCGAGCGCCTGGGGCCCTCGGTGTTCCGCAGCGTGCGGACCTGGCTCAACGGCTACCTCTCCCAGCGGGTCTCCGCCTCGGCGCTGCTGCGCGCGAAGGCCGAGCGCAACCGCGCGGCCGTCCGTTTCGTCTATCCCATCTTCCTCGCCGGCAAGCTGCTGGGGCCCAACCGCCGCATGCGGCGCTGGGTCGCGGCGCTCGAACGCCGCTGCTACGAGGAGTGCGGCGCCCCGACGCTCGCCGACCGGGTCCGATCGGTCGGCGCGCTCGCGATGGCGTGCTGGACGGCGCTGACGCTGCGCATCGACTGGTTCCAGCATCCGCATCTGGCGCCCAAGCGCTTCCGCTGGACGAGCCGCCTCGAGGAGCTCATGCGCTTCTACGGGGAGCTGCGCAAGGACGGCGCCGCGGCCGAGCTGCGCGTGCGCTTCGAGCGCCGCACCGCCGAGCTGCGCGTGCGCCTCGAGGGCGCGCTCGACGGCAAGAACGCCGAGGCCTTCGGCCGCCGGTTCGACGAGGCCCTCTCGCGCGGGCGCGAGGCGCTGGTCGTGAACATGGAAGGGCTCAAGTTCATCGACCGCAAGGGCGCCGCGGCCTTCACCCGCGCCTTCCGGCGCTACCGCCGGCGCGTGCGCGTCATCCCGCCCGCGCAGCTGCTCCAGGAGCACCCCGACCTTCGCGCGCTCTTCGCGCGCTTCCGGCCCGCGACCGAGAGCGCTTAG
- a CDS encoding thioredoxin domain-containing protein, whose translation MKTLSLLVLAALLSAPCRAFDEKVLERHVRETVNLPSTVKVEFGKPRASAVPGFDEVDIQLSLGGRTQSELMLISKDGRYYTLGRLNDVTVLPSAERVKLMDLQGSPVRGKAAAPVTVVQYTDFQCPFCQKAYEIMRDRIMKDFPGKVRWVYKSMPLGFHDWAEPAAVAAECVKLQGQDKFWTMHDKLFDNQRELRADNIDAKALEYAKAAGAKEKAYLACIEKKQALPAVKRDLEEALKLGINGTPAFVINGRRVDGADAEGLSRAVEEQIRQSRG comes from the coding sequence ATGAAGACCCTTTCGCTGCTCGTCCTCGCCGCGCTCCTCTCCGCCCCCTGCCGCGCCTTCGACGAGAAGGTCCTCGAGCGGCACGTGCGCGAGACCGTCAACCTTCCCTCGACCGTGAAGGTCGAGTTCGGCAAGCCGCGGGCCTCGGCCGTCCCCGGCTTCGACGAGGTCGACATCCAGCTGAGCCTCGGCGGGCGCACCCAGTCGGAGCTCATGCTCATCAGCAAGGACGGCCGCTACTACACGCTGGGCCGCCTCAACGACGTCACGGTGCTTCCCTCCGCGGAGCGCGTGAAGCTCATGGACCTCCAGGGCTCCCCGGTGCGCGGCAAGGCCGCGGCGCCCGTCACCGTCGTCCAGTACACCGACTTCCAGTGCCCCTTCTGCCAGAAGGCCTACGAGATCATGAGAGACCGCATCATGAAGGACTTCCCCGGGAAGGTGCGCTGGGTCTACAAGTCCATGCCGCTGGGCTTCCACGACTGGGCGGAGCCGGCCGCCGTCGCCGCCGAGTGCGTGAAGCTGCAGGGGCAGGACAAGTTCTGGACGATGCACGACAAGCTCTTCGACAACCAGCGCGAGCTGCGCGCCGACAACATCGACGCCAAGGCCCTCGAGTACGCGAAGGCCGCCGGCGCCAAGGAGAAGGCCTACCTCGCCTGCATCGAGAAGAAGCAGGCGCTGCCCGCGGTGAAGCGGGACCTCGAGGAGGCCCTCAAGCTCGGCATCAACGGGACCCCCGCCTTCGTCATCAACGGCCGCCGCGTCGACGGGGCCGACGCCGAGGGCCTGAGCCGCGCCGTCGAAGAGCAGATCCGTCAGTCCCGGGGGTGA
- a CDS encoding MATE family efflux transporter, whose product MSRRFHASAELRSVVHLAAPIALMQTGMVLYGTVDTLMVGRLGPEAIAVVGISGSTYFMLFIVAMGLLLGIDPLSSRAHGEGKPERCVEVLVHAAALALLAALPVFLALGQADRLFALIGVQASVAESAARYLRVLRWAMFPGLLFAACRHFLQSQSITRPQLFAVIAGNVLNALLVWALVFGRWGAPALGVLGAAWATLGASILSLLVAGTAALRRIRHSRFRWGGWRPELFTELLHVGVPAGLQLLVEVAAFSMATMLCGRIGAAAAAAHQITLNLASLTYMIPLGLSHAAAVRVGQGLGKGRPLEAARSGWAALAVGASFMALMSALFVLFPRAILGLYTSDPVVLGIGGGLLMVAAFFQVFDATQIVLTGALRGLGETRTPFLVNLAGHWCVGLPVGAWLAFGAGLGALGLWIGLCTGLCLVALSLLLVWHRRAATLCESPARSSAH is encoded by the coding sequence ATGAGCCGCCGCTTCCACGCCTCCGCCGAGCTCCGCTCGGTCGTTCATCTCGCCGCGCCCATCGCTCTCATGCAGACGGGCATGGTGCTCTACGGCACGGTCGACACGCTCATGGTCGGACGCCTCGGCCCCGAGGCGATCGCCGTCGTCGGGATCTCCGGCTCCACCTACTTCATGCTCTTCATCGTCGCGATGGGGCTCCTCCTCGGCATCGACCCGCTCTCCTCCCGCGCCCACGGCGAGGGCAAGCCGGAGCGCTGCGTCGAGGTGCTCGTCCACGCCGCCGCGCTGGCCCTGCTGGCCGCCCTGCCGGTCTTCCTCGCCCTCGGGCAGGCCGATCGCCTCTTCGCCCTCATCGGCGTGCAGGCCTCCGTGGCCGAGTCCGCCGCGCGCTACCTGCGCGTGCTGCGCTGGGCCATGTTCCCCGGCCTCCTCTTCGCCGCCTGCCGCCACTTCCTGCAGTCGCAGAGCATCACGCGCCCTCAGCTCTTCGCCGTCATCGCGGGCAACGTCCTCAACGCCCTGCTCGTCTGGGCCCTCGTCTTCGGCCGCTGGGGAGCCCCCGCGCTCGGCGTCCTCGGCGCCGCCTGGGCGACGCTGGGCGCGAGCATCCTGTCGCTGCTGGTGGCGGGGACGGCGGCCCTGCGCCGGATCCGGCACTCCCGCTTCCGCTGGGGCGGCTGGCGCCCCGAGCTCTTCACGGAGCTCCTGCACGTGGGCGTCCCCGCCGGCCTCCAGCTCCTCGTCGAGGTCGCGGCGTTCTCGATGGCGACGATGCTCTGCGGCCGCATCGGCGCCGCGGCGGCCGCGGCCCATCAGATCACGCTCAACCTCGCGAGTCTCACCTACATGATCCCGCTCGGGCTCTCGCACGCCGCGGCCGTGCGCGTCGGGCAGGGCCTCGGGAAGGGCCGCCCCCTGGAGGCCGCGCGCTCCGGCTGGGCCGCGCTCGCCGTCGGCGCCTCCTTCATGGCCCTCATGAGCGCGCTCTTCGTGCTCTTCCCGCGCGCCATCCTCGGCCTCTACACCTCCGACCCGGTCGTGCTCGGCATCGGCGGCGGCCTGCTCATGGTCGCGGCCTTCTTCCAGGTCTTCGACGCCACGCAGATCGTCCTGACCGGCGCCCTGCGCGGACTCGGGGAGACGCGGACGCCCTTCCTCGTCAACCTCGCGGGCCACTGGTGCGTCGGCCTTCCCGTGGGGGCCTGGCTGGCCTTCGGAGCCGGGCTTGGGGCCCTCGGACTCTGGATCGGCCTCTGCACCGGCCTCTGCCTCGTCGCCCTCAGCCTCCTCCTCGTCTGGCACCGCCGCGCCGCGACGCTCTGCGAGAGCCCCGCCCGGTCCTCGGCCCATTGA
- the def gene encoding peptide deformylase — protein MILKVAKLGHPVLRAKAKAIPPDKVRSAEVQRLIDDMIDTLFEYDGVGLAAPQVHVSARLVLALEPAREASEGKKEAPGRLHILLNPEFLERSEAVETGWEGCLSVPDLRGLVTRPRGVRVRCLDRDGKKREFAVEGFFARVLQHECDHLDGKVFLDRMSGLESLTFNSEFGRHEPAPDDA, from the coding sequence ATGATCCTGAAGGTCGCGAAGCTGGGGCACCCCGTCTTGCGCGCGAAGGCCAAGGCGATCCCTCCCGACAAGGTCCGCTCGGCGGAGGTCCAGCGCCTCATCGACGACATGATCGACACCCTCTTCGAGTACGACGGCGTCGGCCTCGCGGCCCCGCAGGTCCACGTCTCCGCCCGGCTCGTGCTCGCGCTCGAGCCCGCGCGCGAGGCCTCCGAGGGGAAGAAGGAGGCGCCCGGCCGGCTGCACATCCTCTTGAACCCCGAGTTCCTCGAGCGCTCCGAGGCCGTCGAGACCGGCTGGGAGGGCTGCCTCAGCGTGCCCGACCTGCGCGGCCTCGTCACGCGGCCGCGCGGGGTGCGCGTGCGCTGCCTCGACCGCGACGGGAAGAAGCGCGAGTTCGCCGTCGAAGGCTTCTTCGCCCGCGTCCTCCAGCACGAGTGCGACCACCTCGACGGCAAGGTCTTCCTCGACCGCATGAGCGGCCTCGAGTCCCTCACCTTCAACAGCGAGTTCGGGCGCCATGAGCCGGCGCCCGACGATGCTTAG